The following are encoded in a window of Cygnus olor isolate bCygOlo1 chromosome 21, bCygOlo1.pri.v2, whole genome shotgun sequence genomic DNA:
- the CROCC gene encoding rootletin isoform X5, translating into MSSLLSLQEENRILQQELSRLEDLLAQSRAERDELAIKYNAISERLEQSLRLEAGERDAAESRSLAQHNIELRRLLDEEQAAYKRKLQAYQEGQQRQAQLVQKLQAKVLQYKKKCGEVEQQLLEKATELEQERLTGLMSPQSQLDISGSQLEEESSNELENALIRLEEEQQRSSSLVQVNSMLREQLEQANVANAALSEDIRKLTADWTRARDELEQREAEWRREEESFNAYFSNEHGRLLTLWRQAVAFRRHFGQLRAATERDLAELSQEVSRAGRAAHAACVQLGAHLRLAEGRAGAAREQQAQQLAQLEEQLAARARDAELEKTALGDRLAELTAALERLREEGGEKERAVAVLTLQLQKMEASRAQEPSVEEVQALRAEVELLHQTLQDVTQAVLADDPGSPTEPPRLPCRSLSPAAAAATLGAVHGALRRRHFQLQEAREASGSLRRELGDSESRRAALEQRLEQLSTEAGGCRRAQDEALREAARLRADIELLRSERGRVEQALAAEQARAGVLQRSEAELQRRSRGLEEQRDEAAHAAEAVRQQLEHSQQQLEQLEGQRAVAQQELLQAREALSQAQLEAEVARGERAALDEALAQAQGSSAELEAALQEARAEAAQLREALARGSELSASLARDKRELSRTLAGLEEEREAAGEATRALEGLRARLGQLERGRRDVEAERLGLERARRAAERGCEGLRAELRALRGQQQQLRERLGQALEEQSAAGKALAQARGERERLSAALERATQEREGLAKEAASVAVQLAATQRDARARGQEADGLRAEKAALETGLFEAQEELGQLRARGQQLEAEGRALRVAKEGLQEELGAVRQRLAAVEQEAVTLRGTQVAREDELERLRCEKRELDAERGRLVREQEELAAELAAARAQRDEGLLRAESEKQQALALQEEEKAALAGTLAGLQQSLAEATAELERQRHEATGRHEQQQSLAAELHNLRAQAEAAAEAHEREAKALREQVTAVAKQRDGALREAEEVRAQLQLVAEARAAGQQALLEAQRAAQESREGREAQRRQAQEARRALGDEAREKEALRRSNEELRAALRRAEGERISLKRAGEEKEQRLALLAGGQAAAARETERLRGALRQLEHDRLEARRELQELRRQVKALDSENSKKSRELEELQARVALEEQREEKSRREAFGLRRKVVESEAGMEATRKELQHLQQRLSEAEGEFHQREKDLSRSLEEARGHEKKLLADARNLQLKMEAARSEAAELSLRLSAAEGRAQGLEAELARGEEQRRAAETRLGSLQSALRRTMGIGRARAASLGKGGATEGTGTPGSSPDPDAATEPEAVRAALRDFLRELQDAQREREELRAQVCSLGQRLAEAEAERDGAGARALQLQKLVAESEEGRRGADGKLGSAQAALLLQEETLRRGERERRALLEKVSALERSLHAAEGERRSAQEKMSMVKASEAKLEEDKRRLKEGLEAAESRGARLEQQRRALEDELQRARLALGEQQAEARVLQDRAELLQRQLGESEQRASALQLSVERLSAVLAAEAESSSKDRAQGSPVTDGSSAPQRLLQLQSALTAGELDRRMLQEMLDAARRALSEAREEKSALREQLRVLRGERAALELRKEELEAQVRRLQEMLLQQEEKEAAALRGLRAEKRGLQERVGSLQSSLSQLEAERREAERSSLRLEKDNSALKKTLEKLAREKLKTQEDSLRLAVQKGRLHRSLGTAEQELAEAQKHIQARVSVLEQSPGAAQQQQQRALDAHDRDHHPLEQQVALQQEQEAQEPRRHPSSI; encoded by the exons ATGTCCTCGCTGCTGTCCCTCCAGGAGGAGAACCgcatcctgcagcaggagctgtcgCGCCTCGAGGACCTGCTGGCTCAGAGCCGCGCCGAGCGCGATGAGCTGGCCATCAAGTACAACGCCATCAGCGAGCGG CTGGAGCAGTCCCTGCGGCTGGAAGCGGGCGAGCGGGACGCGGCGGAGAGCCGGAGCCTGGCGCAGCACAACATCGAGCTGCGGCGGCTGCTGGACGAGGAGCAGGCCGCCTACAAGCGCAAGCTGCAGGCGTACCAGGAGGGCCAGCAGCGGCAGGCCCAGCTGGtgcagaagctgcaggccaAG GTGCTGCAGTACAAGAAGAAATGCGGCgaggtggagcagcagctgctggagaaggcgacggagctggagcaggagaggctgACG GGGCTGATGTCCCCGCAGAGCCAGCTGGACATCAGCGGCtcgcagctggaggaggagagcagcaacGAGCTGGAGAACGCGCTGATCCggctggaggaggagcagcagag gagcagcagcctggtgcAGGTGAACTCGATGCTGCgggagcagctggagcaagCCAACGTGGCCAACGCGGCGCTGAGCGAGGACATCCGCAAGCTGACGGCCGACTGGACGCGGGCGCGGGACGAGCTGGAGCAGCGCGAGGCCGAGTGGAGGCGCGAGGAGGAG TCCTTCAACGCCTACTTCAGCAATGAGCACGGCCGCCTGCTGACCCTCTGGAGGCAGGCGGTGGCTTTCCGCCGCCACTTCGGCCAGCTGCGAGCCGCCACCGAGAG GGACCTGGCGGAGCTGAGCCAGGAGGTGTCCCGCGCCGGCCGTGCCGCCCACGCCGCCTGCGTGCAGCTGGGTGCCCACCTGCGGCTGGCCGAGGGCCGGGCGGGCGCCGCGCGGGAGCAGCAGGCGCAGCAGCTGGcgcagctggaggagcagctggcGGCGCGGGCGCGTGACGCCGAGCTGGAGAAAACCGCGCTCGGGGACAG GCTGGCGGAGCTGACGGCGGCcctggagcggctgcgggaggaAGGTGGGGAGAAGGAGCGGGCGGTGGCGGTGCTGacgctgcagctgcagaagatg GAGGCCTCGCGTGCTCAGGAGCCGTCAGTGGAAGAGGTGCAGGCGCTGCGCGCGGAGGTGGAGCTGCTCCACCAGACGCTGCAGGACGTCACccag GCGGTGCTGGCCGATGACCCCGGGTCCCCGACGGAGCCTCCCAGGCTCCCCTGCCGCAGCCTCTCGCCCGCTGCGGCCGCGGCCACGCTGGGGGCTGTGCACGGAGCCCTGCGGCGCCGGCACTTCCAGCTGCAG gaGGCCCGGGAGGCGTCGGGGAGCCTGCGGCGGGAGCTGGGGGACAGCGAGAGCCGGCGGGCGGCCCTGGAGCAGcggctggagcagctcagcactgaggctgggggctgccggcggGCGCAGGATGAGGCCCTGCGCGAGGCCGCCCGCCTGCGCGCCGACATTGAGCTCCTCCGCAG CGAGCGGGGCCGCGTGGAGCAGGCGCTGGCGGCGGAGCAGGCGCGGGCAGGGGTCCTGCAGCGCAGCGAGGCCGAGCTGCAGCGCCGCAGccgggggctggaggagcagcggGACGAGGCCGCCCACGCCGCCGAGGCTGTGCgccagcagctggagcacag ccagcagcagctggagcagctggaggggcAGCGGGCGGTGgcgcagcaggagctgctgcaggcgcGGGAGGCGCTGAGCCAGGCCCAGCTGGAGGCCGAGGTGGCGCGGGGCGAGCGGGCGGCGCTGGACGAGGCGCTGGCACAG GCGCAGGGCAGCAGCGCGGAGCTGGAGGCAGCGCTGCAGGAGGCGCGGGCGGAGGCAGCCCAGCTGCGGGAGGCCCTGGCACGGGGCAGCGAGCTGTCGGCCAGCCTGGCCCGGGATAAGCGAGAGCTGAGCCGGACCCTGGCGGGGCTGGAGGAAGAGCGGGAGGCTGCCGGGGAGGCGACGCGGGCGCTGGAGGGGCTGCGGGCCCggctggggcagctggagcGAGGCCGCAGGGACGTGGAGGCCGAGAGGCTGGGCCTGGAGCGGGCGCGCagggcggcggagcggggctgcgaggggctgcgggcagAGCTGCGGGCACTGcgcgggcagcagcagcagctgcggGAGCGGCTGGGGcag GCGCTGGAGGAGCAGAGCGCGGCGGGCAAGGCGCTGGCACAGGCCCGGGGCGAGCGGGAGCGGCTGAGCGCGGCGCTGGAGCGCGCCACGCAGGAGCGCGAGGGGCTGGCCAAGGAGGCGGCCAGCGTGGCCGTGCAGCTCGCCGCCACCCAGCGCGACGCCCGCGCCCGCGGCCAGGAGGCGGACGGCCTCAG GGCGGAGAAGGCGGCGCTGGAGACCGGCCTCTTCGAGGCGCAGGAGGAGCTCGGCCAGCTCCGCGCACGCggccagcagctggaggccgAGGGCCGGGCCCTGCGCGTGGCCaaggaggggctgcagg AGGAGCTGGGCGCCGTGCGGCAGCGGCTGGCGGCGGTGGAGCAGGAGGCGGTGACCCTGCGCGGGACCCAGGTGGCACGCGAGGACGAGCTCGAGCGGCTTCGGTGCGAGAAG CGGGAGCTGGatgcggagcggggccggctggtgcgggagcaggaggagctggcgGCCGAGCTGGCGGCGGCGCGGGCGCAGCGCGACGAGGGGCTGCTGCGTGCCGAGAGCGAGAAGCAGCAG GCGCTGgcgctgcaggaggaggagaaggcggCGCTGGCGGGGACGCTGgcggggctgcagcagagcctggccGAGGCCACAGCCGAGCTGGAGCGGCAGCGGCACGAGGCCACCGGGCGccatgagcagcagcag AGCTTGGCTGCGGAGCTGCACAACCTGCGGGCGCAGGCGGAGGCCGCGGCGGAGGCCCACGAGCGGGAGGCCAAGGCTCTCCGCGAGCAGGTGACGGCGGTGGCCAAGCAGCGCGACGGCGCCCTGCGGGAG GCGGAGGAGGTGCGGGcgcagctgcagctggtggcggaggcgcgggcggcggggcagcAGGCGCTGCTGGAGGCCCAGCGGGCGGCCCAGGAGAGCCGGGAGGGCCGCGAGGCGCAGCGGAGGCAGGCGCAGGAGGCGCGCAGGGCGCTGGGCGACGAGGCCAGGGAGAAGGAGGCCCTGCGGCGCTCCAACGAGGAGCTGCGGGCGGCCCTGCGGCGCGCCGAGGGCGAGCGCATCAG CCTGAAGCGGGCCGGcgaggagaaggagcagcggcTGGCGCTGCTGGCgggcgggcaggcggcggcggccaggGAGACGGAGAGGCTGCGGGGGGCCCTGCGGCAGCTGGAGCACGACCGCCTCGAGGCGCGCCgcgagctgcaggagctgcgcCGGCAG GTGAAGGCGCTGGACAGTGAGAACAGCAAgaagagcagggagctggaggagctgcaggcgCGCGTGGCCCTGGAGGAGCAGCGGGAGGAGAAGAGCCGCCGTGAAGCCTTCGGCCTCAGGAGGAAGGTGGTGGAGAGCGAGGCTGGCATGGAGGCCACCAGGAAGGAG ctccagcacctgcagcagagGCTGTCGGAGGCGGAGGGCGAGTTCCACCAGCGGGAGAAGGATCTGTCCCGCAGCCTGGAGGAGGCCCGTGGCCATGAGAAGAAGCTGCTGGCCGATGCCCGCAACCTGCAGCTGAAGATGGAGGCGGCGCGGAGCGAAGCGGCCGAGCTGAGCCTGCGCCTGAGCGCGGCCGAGGGCCGGGcgcaggggctggaggctgaGCTGGCCCGCGGCGAGGAGCAGCGCCGGGCTGCCGAAACGCGCCTGGGCAGCCTCCAGTCCGCCCTGCGCCGCACCATGGGCATCGGCCGGGCCCgtgctgcttccctgggcaagG GCGGTGCCAcggaggggacggggaccccTGGCTCGTCGCCGGACCCCGATGCGGCCACCGAGCCCGAGGCGGTGCGGGCAGCCCTGCGGGATTTCCTGCGTGAGCTGCAGGACGCCCAGCGGGAGCGG gaggagctgcgggCGCAGGTCTGCAGCCTGGGACAGCggctggcagaggcagaggcGGAGCGGGACGGTGCCGGTGCCCGggcgctgcagctgcagaagctggtGGCTGAGAGTGAGGAAG ggcggcggggcgccGACGGCAAGCTGGGCAGCGCGCAGGccgctctgctgctgcaggaggagacgCTGCGGCGGGGCGAGCGCGAGCGCCGGGCCCTACTTGAGAAGGTGTCGGCGCTGGAGCGCAGCTTGCACGCCGCCGAGGGCGAGCGCCGCTCCGCCCAG GAGAAGATGAGCATGGTGAAAGCCAGCGAGGCCAAGCTGGAGGAGGACAAGCGGCGGCTCAAggaggggctggaggctgcgGAGAGCCGCGGAGCCCGGCTGGAGCAGCAGCGGCGGGCGCTGGAGGATGAGCTGCAGCGGGCACGGCTGGCCCTGGGCGAGCAGCAGGCGGAGGCGCGGGTGCTGCAGGACCGCGCTGAGCTGCTCCAGAGGCAG CTCGGGGAGAGCGAGCAGCGCGCCAGCGCCTTGCAGCTCTCGGTGGAGCGTCTGAGCGCGGTGCTGGCGGCCGAGGCCGAGAGCAGCTCGAAGGACCGTGCCCAGGGCTCGCCGGTGACCGACGGCAGCTCAGCCCCGCAgcgcctgctgcagctccaaaGCGCCCTGACCGCCGGCGAGCTCGACCGGCGGATGCTGCAG GAGATGCTGGATGCGGCCCGGCGGGCGCTTTCGGAGGCGCGAGAGGAGAAGAGCGCCCTGCGGGAGCAGCTGCGGGTGCTGCGGGGAGAGCGGGCGGCACTGGAGCTGCgcaaggaggagctggaggcgcAGGTCCGGCggctgcaggag ATGCTGttgcagcaggaggagaaggaggcggcggcgctgcgggggctgcgggcagagaagcgggggctgcaggagcgCGTGGGCAGCCTGCAGAGCTCCCTGAGCCAGCTGGAGGCCGAGCGACGCGAGGCTGAGCGCTCCTCCCTGCGCCTCGAGAAGGACAACAGCGCCCTGAAGAAGACCCTGGAGAAG CTGGCGCGGGAGAAGCTGAAGACGCAGGAGGACTCGCTGCGGCTGGCGGTGCAGAAGGGCCGCCTGCACCGCTCGCTGGGCACGGCCGAGCAGGAGCTGGCGGAGGCGCAGAAGCACATCCAG
- the CROCC gene encoding rootletin isoform X6, producing the protein MSSLLSLQEENRILQQELSRLEDLLAQSRAERDELAIKYNAISERLEQSLRLEAGERDAAESRSLAQHNIELRRLLDEEQAAYKRKLQAYQEGQQRQAQLVQKLQAKVLQYKKKCGEVEQQLLEKATELEQERLTGLMSPQSQLDISGSQLEEESSNELENALIRLEEEQQRSSSLVQVNSMLREQLEQANVANAALSEDIRKLTADWTRARDELEQREAEWRREEESFNAYFSNEHGRLLTLWRQAVAFRRHFGQLRAATERDLAELSQEVSRAGRAAHAACVQLGAHLRLAEGRAGAAREQQAQQLAQLEEQLAARARDAELEKTALGDRLAELTAALERLREEGGEKERAVAVLTLQLQKMEASRAQEPSVEEVQALRAEVELLHQTLQDVTQAVLADDPGSPTEPPRLPCRSLSPAAAAATLGAVHGALRRRHFQLQEAREASGSLRRELGDSESRRAALEQRLEQLSTEAGGCRRAQDEALREAARLRADIELLRSERGRVEQALAAEQARAGVLQRSEAELQRRSRGLEEQRDEAAHAAEAVRQQLEHSQQQLEQLEGQRAVAQQELLQAREALSQAQLEAEVARGERAALDEALAQAQGSSAELEAALQEARAEAAQLREALARGSELSASLARDKRELSRTLAGLEEEREAAGEATRALEGLRARLGQLERGRRDVEAERLGLERARRAAERGCEGLRAELRALRGQQQQLRERLGQALEEQSAAGKALAQARGERERLSAALERATQEREGLAKEAASVAVQLAATQRDARARGQEADGLRAEKAALETGLFEAQEELGQLRARGQQLEAEGRALRVAKEGLQEELGAVRQRLAAVEQEAVTLRGTQVAREDELERLRCEKRELDAERGRLVREQEELAAELAAARAQRDEGLLRAESEKQQALALQEEEKAALAGTLAGLQQSLAEATAELERQRHEATGRHEQQQSLAAELHNLRAQAEAAAEAHEREAKALREQVTAVAKQRDGALREAEEVRAQLQLVAEARAAGQQALLEAQRAAQESREGREAQRRQAQEARRALGDEAREKEALRRSNEELRAALRRAEGERISLKRAGEEKEQRLALLAGGQAAAARETERLRGALRQLEHDRLEARRELQELRRQVKALDSENSKKSRELEELQARVALEEQREEKSRREAFGLRRKVVESEAGMEATRKELQHLQQRLSEAEGEFHQREKDLSRSLEEARGHEKKLLADARNLQLKMEAARSEAAELSLRLSAAEGRAQGLEAELARGEEQRRAAETRLGSLQSALRRTMGIGRARAASLGKGGATEGTGTPGSSPDPDAATEPEAVRAALRDFLRELQDAQREREELRAQVCSLGQRLAEAEAERDGAGARALQLQKLVAESEEGRRGADGKLGSAQAALLLQEETLRRGERERRALLEKVSALERSLHAAEGERRSAQEKMSMVKASEAKLEEDKRRLKEGLEAAESRGARLEQQRRALEDELQRARLALGEQQAEARVLQDRAELLQRQLGESEQRASALQLSVERLSAVLAAEAESSSKDRAQGSPVTDGSSAPQRLLQLQSALTAGELDRRMLQEMLDAARRALSEAREEKSALREQLRVLRGERAALELRKEELEAQVRRLQEMLLQQEEKEAAALRGLRAEKRGLQERVGSLQSSLSQLEAERREAERSSLRLEKDNSALKKTLEKDRKRIERSYKECPNRAKLFPEHKTRFVQRRHGCAAGVCACTRAFCAPERGV; encoded by the exons ATGTCCTCGCTGCTGTCCCTCCAGGAGGAGAACCgcatcctgcagcaggagctgtcgCGCCTCGAGGACCTGCTGGCTCAGAGCCGCGCCGAGCGCGATGAGCTGGCCATCAAGTACAACGCCATCAGCGAGCGG CTGGAGCAGTCCCTGCGGCTGGAAGCGGGCGAGCGGGACGCGGCGGAGAGCCGGAGCCTGGCGCAGCACAACATCGAGCTGCGGCGGCTGCTGGACGAGGAGCAGGCCGCCTACAAGCGCAAGCTGCAGGCGTACCAGGAGGGCCAGCAGCGGCAGGCCCAGCTGGtgcagaagctgcaggccaAG GTGCTGCAGTACAAGAAGAAATGCGGCgaggtggagcagcagctgctggagaaggcgacggagctggagcaggagaggctgACG GGGCTGATGTCCCCGCAGAGCCAGCTGGACATCAGCGGCtcgcagctggaggaggagagcagcaacGAGCTGGAGAACGCGCTGATCCggctggaggaggagcagcagag gagcagcagcctggtgcAGGTGAACTCGATGCTGCgggagcagctggagcaagCCAACGTGGCCAACGCGGCGCTGAGCGAGGACATCCGCAAGCTGACGGCCGACTGGACGCGGGCGCGGGACGAGCTGGAGCAGCGCGAGGCCGAGTGGAGGCGCGAGGAGGAG TCCTTCAACGCCTACTTCAGCAATGAGCACGGCCGCCTGCTGACCCTCTGGAGGCAGGCGGTGGCTTTCCGCCGCCACTTCGGCCAGCTGCGAGCCGCCACCGAGAG GGACCTGGCGGAGCTGAGCCAGGAGGTGTCCCGCGCCGGCCGTGCCGCCCACGCCGCCTGCGTGCAGCTGGGTGCCCACCTGCGGCTGGCCGAGGGCCGGGCGGGCGCCGCGCGGGAGCAGCAGGCGCAGCAGCTGGcgcagctggaggagcagctggcGGCGCGGGCGCGTGACGCCGAGCTGGAGAAAACCGCGCTCGGGGACAG GCTGGCGGAGCTGACGGCGGCcctggagcggctgcgggaggaAGGTGGGGAGAAGGAGCGGGCGGTGGCGGTGCTGacgctgcagctgcagaagatg GAGGCCTCGCGTGCTCAGGAGCCGTCAGTGGAAGAGGTGCAGGCGCTGCGCGCGGAGGTGGAGCTGCTCCACCAGACGCTGCAGGACGTCACccag GCGGTGCTGGCCGATGACCCCGGGTCCCCGACGGAGCCTCCCAGGCTCCCCTGCCGCAGCCTCTCGCCCGCTGCGGCCGCGGCCACGCTGGGGGCTGTGCACGGAGCCCTGCGGCGCCGGCACTTCCAGCTGCAG gaGGCCCGGGAGGCGTCGGGGAGCCTGCGGCGGGAGCTGGGGGACAGCGAGAGCCGGCGGGCGGCCCTGGAGCAGcggctggagcagctcagcactgaggctgggggctgccggcggGCGCAGGATGAGGCCCTGCGCGAGGCCGCCCGCCTGCGCGCCGACATTGAGCTCCTCCGCAG CGAGCGGGGCCGCGTGGAGCAGGCGCTGGCGGCGGAGCAGGCGCGGGCAGGGGTCCTGCAGCGCAGCGAGGCCGAGCTGCAGCGCCGCAGccgggggctggaggagcagcggGACGAGGCCGCCCACGCCGCCGAGGCTGTGCgccagcagctggagcacag ccagcagcagctggagcagctggaggggcAGCGGGCGGTGgcgcagcaggagctgctgcaggcgcGGGAGGCGCTGAGCCAGGCCCAGCTGGAGGCCGAGGTGGCGCGGGGCGAGCGGGCGGCGCTGGACGAGGCGCTGGCACAG GCGCAGGGCAGCAGCGCGGAGCTGGAGGCAGCGCTGCAGGAGGCGCGGGCGGAGGCAGCCCAGCTGCGGGAGGCCCTGGCACGGGGCAGCGAGCTGTCGGCCAGCCTGGCCCGGGATAAGCGAGAGCTGAGCCGGACCCTGGCGGGGCTGGAGGAAGAGCGGGAGGCTGCCGGGGAGGCGACGCGGGCGCTGGAGGGGCTGCGGGCCCggctggggcagctggagcGAGGCCGCAGGGACGTGGAGGCCGAGAGGCTGGGCCTGGAGCGGGCGCGCagggcggcggagcggggctgcgaggggctgcgggcagAGCTGCGGGCACTGcgcgggcagcagcagcagctgcggGAGCGGCTGGGGcag GCGCTGGAGGAGCAGAGCGCGGCGGGCAAGGCGCTGGCACAGGCCCGGGGCGAGCGGGAGCGGCTGAGCGCGGCGCTGGAGCGCGCCACGCAGGAGCGCGAGGGGCTGGCCAAGGAGGCGGCCAGCGTGGCCGTGCAGCTCGCCGCCACCCAGCGCGACGCCCGCGCCCGCGGCCAGGAGGCGGACGGCCTCAG GGCGGAGAAGGCGGCGCTGGAGACCGGCCTCTTCGAGGCGCAGGAGGAGCTCGGCCAGCTCCGCGCACGCggccagcagctggaggccgAGGGCCGGGCCCTGCGCGTGGCCaaggaggggctgcagg AGGAGCTGGGCGCCGTGCGGCAGCGGCTGGCGGCGGTGGAGCAGGAGGCGGTGACCCTGCGCGGGACCCAGGTGGCACGCGAGGACGAGCTCGAGCGGCTTCGGTGCGAGAAG CGGGAGCTGGatgcggagcggggccggctggtgcgggagcaggaggagctggcgGCCGAGCTGGCGGCGGCGCGGGCGCAGCGCGACGAGGGGCTGCTGCGTGCCGAGAGCGAGAAGCAGCAG GCGCTGgcgctgcaggaggaggagaaggcggCGCTGGCGGGGACGCTGgcggggctgcagcagagcctggccGAGGCCACAGCCGAGCTGGAGCGGCAGCGGCACGAGGCCACCGGGCGccatgagcagcagcag AGCTTGGCTGCGGAGCTGCACAACCTGCGGGCGCAGGCGGAGGCCGCGGCGGAGGCCCACGAGCGGGAGGCCAAGGCTCTCCGCGAGCAGGTGACGGCGGTGGCCAAGCAGCGCGACGGCGCCCTGCGGGAG GCGGAGGAGGTGCGGGcgcagctgcagctggtggcggaggcgcgggcggcggggcagcAGGCGCTGCTGGAGGCCCAGCGGGCGGCCCAGGAGAGCCGGGAGGGCCGCGAGGCGCAGCGGAGGCAGGCGCAGGAGGCGCGCAGGGCGCTGGGCGACGAGGCCAGGGAGAAGGAGGCCCTGCGGCGCTCCAACGAGGAGCTGCGGGCGGCCCTGCGGCGCGCCGAGGGCGAGCGCATCAG CCTGAAGCGGGCCGGcgaggagaaggagcagcggcTGGCGCTGCTGGCgggcgggcaggcggcggcggccaggGAGACGGAGAGGCTGCGGGGGGCCCTGCGGCAGCTGGAGCACGACCGCCTCGAGGCGCGCCgcgagctgcaggagctgcgcCGGCAG GTGAAGGCGCTGGACAGTGAGAACAGCAAgaagagcagggagctggaggagctgcaggcgCGCGTGGCCCTGGAGGAGCAGCGGGAGGAGAAGAGCCGCCGTGAAGCCTTCGGCCTCAGGAGGAAGGTGGTGGAGAGCGAGGCTGGCATGGAGGCCACCAGGAAGGAG ctccagcacctgcagcagagGCTGTCGGAGGCGGAGGGCGAGTTCCACCAGCGGGAGAAGGATCTGTCCCGCAGCCTGGAGGAGGCCCGTGGCCATGAGAAGAAGCTGCTGGCCGATGCCCGCAACCTGCAGCTGAAGATGGAGGCGGCGCGGAGCGAAGCGGCCGAGCTGAGCCTGCGCCTGAGCGCGGCCGAGGGCCGGGcgcaggggctggaggctgaGCTGGCCCGCGGCGAGGAGCAGCGCCGGGCTGCCGAAACGCGCCTGGGCAGCCTCCAGTCCGCCCTGCGCCGCACCATGGGCATCGGCCGGGCCCgtgctgcttccctgggcaagG GCGGTGCCAcggaggggacggggaccccTGGCTCGTCGCCGGACCCCGATGCGGCCACCGAGCCCGAGGCGGTGCGGGCAGCCCTGCGGGATTTCCTGCGTGAGCTGCAGGACGCCCAGCGGGAGCGG gaggagctgcgggCGCAGGTCTGCAGCCTGGGACAGCggctggcagaggcagaggcGGAGCGGGACGGTGCCGGTGCCCGggcgctgcagctgcagaagctggtGGCTGAGAGTGAGGAAG ggcggcggggcgccGACGGCAAGCTGGGCAGCGCGCAGGccgctctgctgctgcaggaggagacgCTGCGGCGGGGCGAGCGCGAGCGCCGGGCCCTACTTGAGAAGGTGTCGGCGCTGGAGCGCAGCTTGCACGCCGCCGAGGGCGAGCGCCGCTCCGCCCAG GAGAAGATGAGCATGGTGAAAGCCAGCGAGGCCAAGCTGGAGGAGGACAAGCGGCGGCTCAAggaggggctggaggctgcgGAGAGCCGCGGAGCCCGGCTGGAGCAGCAGCGGCGGGCGCTGGAGGATGAGCTGCAGCGGGCACGGCTGGCCCTGGGCGAGCAGCAGGCGGAGGCGCGGGTGCTGCAGGACCGCGCTGAGCTGCTCCAGAGGCAG CTCGGGGAGAGCGAGCAGCGCGCCAGCGCCTTGCAGCTCTCGGTGGAGCGTCTGAGCGCGGTGCTGGCGGCCGAGGCCGAGAGCAGCTCGAAGGACCGTGCCCAGGGCTCGCCGGTGACCGACGGCAGCTCAGCCCCGCAgcgcctgctgcagctccaaaGCGCCCTGACCGCCGGCGAGCTCGACCGGCGGATGCTGCAG GAGATGCTGGATGCGGCCCGGCGGGCGCTTTCGGAGGCGCGAGAGGAGAAGAGCGCCCTGCGGGAGCAGCTGCGGGTGCTGCGGGGAGAGCGGGCGGCACTGGAGCTGCgcaaggaggagctggaggcgcAGGTCCGGCggctgcaggag ATGCTGttgcagcaggaggagaaggaggcggcggcgctgcgggggctgcgggcagagaagcgggggctgcaggagcgCGTGGGCAGCCTGCAGAGCTCCCTGAGCCAGCTGGAGGCCGAGCGACGCGAGGCTGAGCGCTCCTCCCTGCGCCTCGAGAAGGACAACAGCGCCCTGAAGAAGACCCTGGAGAAG GATCGGAAGCGGATTGAGCGTAGCTATAAAGAATGTCCTAATAGAGCAAAATTATTTCCCGAGCACAAAACACGCTTCGTGCAACGGCGGCACGGCTGCGCAGCGGGTGTGTGCGCCTGCACGCGTGCGTTTTGTGCACCGGAGCGAGGCGTGTGA